The nucleotide window GTATATTTTAGATGATAAAATGCAACTATAgccattaatttaaaaatcagtGACATAAGTACGTGTAAATTGGATGCTACTACTAAACTGTATCGTTTAAAACTTGAAAGAGATGTTATCCTACTCTCCTACCACTGCATGTTCTCTGAACAAGACCAACCTCAAATTCCATTGCCCTCAATGTAAGGTCCGTTTTGACAAAACCGGGTGTGGCGATAGTTATGCCAATATCCCAACCAAGTTCCATTCTCAGAGTCTCAAAGAAGTTTATTACCGCTGCCTTGCTCGCCTGTTACCATTCAACaatcacaattttataattattagaacTCAATATGTTTTGGAACTATATAGACTAGGTTGAATTTTAACTGAATTTATATAGactaaataaatgatatttcaACCAAGTTAAATGTAGTTAATGTTCTGGCCGGTGGCATACATTATAGATACTTATCCTTGGTAGTGGGAACCATCCGCAACCTGAAGCAATCACTATGATCCTACCCttgtttattttgagatgtgggaTTGCATATAAAGTGCCATAAACTGCTCCCCAAAAGTTAATGTCCTGCGAATTAATTCACAGAGAAAGTTGGTTTTAAAAgttaaaccaattttttttggaCAAGAAGAGTAGAGattgtaatttaattagttCAGTTTATTCACTATATCATCCTAAGAGATccaaataatatcaaaatgaaCGACTTCATAAAGGATAAATATTGATAAAAGATGATACCTGCAACGAGACAACCTCTCAGcaattttcattcttaatttGTTATCTGTGAGAAGTCATAAATATCTAGCGGTTTCAACCTTGGCATATATGAAAATGTTGGTTTTAGTCTAATTTAGTATTACAAAATCAAGCTTATAAAGTGAGAGTAAGAGttgtatttcaaaattattcttatatatcatatcataaaactatttttaatcaatgtaTAGAACTATTGGCATATCAAGGTTATAGGGTGTGGACCCAATTGTcctcatatgatttttttatttgtatatgtgtaataaaaaaaattgctaagatgaattatttttaaatgaatataagaaataaaaaataaaaaatgaattgataCTAATCTTACTTTTTTATCCCTTTAATTTTGTATAGtattgacaataaaaaaattatagaacatttttaaaatatcaaaatatataaaagataattataatttgtaaaagttataagtattttagatttttttgtcataatattatatattttgtgataactGGGATATTTTATTGTGTGatactattataaaatatttcttgtCCCGTTTACAAAAGTTTCTGAATTGGCCTCTCCATAGAACAAGAATCTTTTCCCATAATAATATTCCGTAAAAATGCTTACAAAtcaaagtcatggtgcagtttcATATGATTAAGATTTAAGAAATATGCCCAAATCAACTACTAATAGATAATGCACCAAGTTATTAAGATATAGTAATTGTTCCGTTTCATGGCTTACCATAATCGGAGTGAATTCGGAAACATCAAGCCAATCCTCCACCCCTACAGACTTACGACTAATTCCAGCGTTATTTACCAGATGGTCCACTGCACGTGACACCAATTCTATCGATTTTATTTAGAAAccagaaaatacaaataaaacaacAGCATACAAAATTACTTGGTATAAGAAAATTTCACTGTAACACGTGACTTGAAATCACATACGTCTTCCAAAGTGGTTCACCGTTTCATCAACAAAGCGGTTACAGTCTTGGACCTTGGATACATCTGCACCAATGATGGTAACATCAGGGCTACCCAAAGATCGTGCCTTATCAGCCACTGCTACAAGTTTGTCCTTTCTAATGTCAACCAGAGACAGCTTTGCTCCGCGCCTAGCATATTCATATGCTACTTGCTTTGGAAAATAAACAAGAATAAGTTTATTAGCAAAATATTCTAATGCAATTTGAAAAATGATAGTTATACTTTTTAAGTGTTTATGATAGTTGTGTGATAAGATATAATTAActgaataatattataaagtaGTATTGTATGAACATATAACTTTTATAAATTTGCGCAAACTCAAACTAAGACGAATAAAATAAGAAGTTAGTCAGACCTCGCCAATCCCTGAGGCTGCTCCAGTGATTAATACTACTTTCCCTGCCACGTTTTCGGTGTATAGAAACTTTTTAACACACATAAGCAGCTTCACTAAGAGCAAAGGTGGcgtgaagatgaagatgacaaTTAGTGATAATGGGGGCAATGCAAAGTTCAGTAGCTTGTTAATTTCAATCATTGCTTTGTGAGTTTTAATTTTTCGACAAGATTGAAATCAGCACTTCCAAGCTATAGCAAAAGCTGTCTTTAAATAGTGTAACAACCACGAATTCTAGATAGGTAAATACTATATTTAATACGAAACCTTTTTTCCTTGAAACAGCACGAACGGTGCGATCTCCGTCAAATTCTGGAACGATTCAATCttattttaaacatattaaGGTATTAATCACTTTGTTGAATTACTTATTAATTGTAAATGTAGTTTAATATATTGAGTTTTACtctaattaaacttcagattaatattatttgataaaaaaagtcatttaatatttattttttaaattgaaagtaTCTAAAAAAAGTAagttaatattcttttttcttaataaataagttaatatccttaacttatatatttaatgtataaaataaaaagtgtaaatTACATGAATCTTCGTCAGAATTATATTTATTACTCTTGATATTTCTTCCTTtcaaaacatataaataatttcttaatttttaaactttggTTACACCATTTCTTTTAGGGGTAAAAAGTGTTACATCAACCCCTCttaatagtgtaaaaaataaagaaatatcaaatataataagGACAAATCAAGAAAAGTATGtgcaatttatttaataaaaaatcatattttcttttgttcatttccaaataataaattttttattttattcaatatcttttatataaaatgttaagaaaataataaaagaatattaaaaaactataacatttttttaaaaatgacgtCACTCTTTAATGTAATCCAGATAGACTGATAGTGACGTTAGTTGTTGGACGTTGCAATTATGGTTTGTCTAGAATTTAAGGGCATTGAATGTTAGTTGgccaaaatatacaaaaataaaatatctccatccaatataaatatcatattttgaaattttaattacttttttatttttagtaaatttcACAATATTATTTCACTATCTagatctcttttattttttgactttaATAGTATATCTCTACGTAAAGATTTAACATTCTACTCtcatataaataagaaagaagatTATAATAAAAAGTATCAATTAAACTTTCTAAAAGagattaataatcaataaaattaataaatctttatattaataatatgattgtcaaataaatcattaaatatcACACAACTTTTTCAATTCTCAtcttaaataaactaaattataattttggtccttaattttttttacatggaatcttgaatttcttattttgtttaaaattttagtccTCACATTTTTAAAAACTCATCATTTTGATCTAATTCtcaattttacatatatttttttatttaattatattatattttaattaattaaattttttataatacctTAAACTAATATGTTACGTTTaggatttaattaaatcaaaataagataaataaaacatatgaaaagcaaaaatttaactaaaattatgAGTTTTCTATAATATTGGGACTAAAAttattggaaaaataaaataactaaaattgcaAATTAAGAACTAAAGGAACCAAAATTGTTATTTgaccaaaaaatataatagccTTCCTTTTTTTTGCGGACACCTTGCCGACAAAAGACTATGAATGAATTAAAGggatttttgttatttgttggtctaaaaataatatttaaatagttagtaataaaaaattattacaaattatgataaatatacatttgaaatattaaatatcatttttaataaaaaaaataatatttttattctttcaccACTATTTTTAGAGAAATGACTAAAAAGTTGaagttaaaaatattcatttaaaaatgtttaattatttaaaaaaatgatagatttttttataaaaaaaacttcctACCCCATTGCTCAGAGGCTCTTCgttatgcgaaggtatgggggagagatgttgtacgcagccttatccttgcatatgcaaagagactgtttccggattcgaactcATGatcaacaagtcaccaaggcacaactttgcCGACAAAAGACTATGAATGAATTAAAGGGATTTTTATATTCTCATATAAtgaatatttatcaaattatttGATATGTTGTAGATTAAAAAGTTGTCTTACTTATAGAATCATGAGTAATATAACACATAGGaagagatttttaaaattttacttagtattggaataattaagaaaatttcacTATAGTTGCTTggtataattaagaaaatttcacTATAGCACGTGACTTGAAGTCACATACGTCTTCCGAAGTGGTTCACCGTTTCATCAACAAAGCGGTCACAGTCTTGGACCAATGGAATGATGCTAACATCAGGGCAACCCAGAGATTCTGCCTCGTGGGTATTTCATATATGGATTTAAAGTATTAATTcgtttcatttttttgtcattggtccatcaaaactaaaaaatattaagaaaaaataaattataaatgtaagttaattaattttatcttttataaatattaaataataaatacttactaaatgtattatcttaaattttgaataataatttatttagaaaaaataaataaattaaaaattaataaatatatgtataaaatatcaaaataatattaaattacttttttaataaaagacgATTCTTCGTCCCACTTTTCTCTCAATTCATTTTTAATGGGACAAAATGACAcagattgattgattgaaaattttaacCAAGGTCAAAACGAATTGATCCGACAAATCTAACGTGTTTTTCCAATCCTAGTCCTTTCTAATGTCAACATAGCTTTGGTGTATAGAAACTTTTTAACACACATAAGCAGCTTCACTAAGAGCAAAGGTAGCGTGAAGATGGAGATGGCATAATGGGGGCAATGCAAATTTCAGTAGCTTGTTAATTGCAATCAACACTTCCAATCTATAGCAAAAGCTGTCTTCAAAATTTTGGTAACATTCATCACTAGAATTCCAGatagatacatatataatatattatgttgATTGCGCTTGAACTGTTTGAATTGATAGGCAATATTTTGgcagaattaaaaaattaaaagatttccatatttgaagtaatttattttaaatagttatataACATATGAAATGTTTTTATCTATTGACGACAGACGAGAGAACCGTGCACCGTGCATGTTACAGAGGGTGGGTAGAGTGACGGGTGTGGGAAGTTAATTATATTCAATGTCATCAGTACACATATAGTTATGTAATACTACTACCACgtattatgtttttaataaaagcAGCGAAATACTTGAAAGAAAATTATTCGTACGGGCtatatctagaaaaaaaaaataatcaaagaaaaaggaaacaagcGTCTTTACTAAATTTTCATAACAGTTCCCCTGTTTATACTCAACCTTTGTTTAATcgaaaatgattaaattttgaaaataagtaattattttttaaaataaattgaaacaaagcACACTAAGTTAAGGgagatgctaggtgcacccagcaatattgctggtgcacccagcaacttTTATGAATGGACAATTTTgccctttaataaaaaattataaaaagcccCCCCCTCTCCGGAAGAAACTTTTCTGCTGCTGCTCATTCCTTCCGCGAAGCTTCTTCTCCCTTCTCCGCGaactgcttcttcttctccggcAAGGCAAGCGCGAACctcgtcttcttcttctccgcgaaCGAGGTTAGTCTCCCTAACTCCCCTTTGCTTGTATGATACAACATTGTTATAGCTTGTAGCACTGGAACCTTAGGATAGTTACCTTAGGATagtaaccttagggtagaagacgagagGAGAGGACGCCGGAAAAAATGGGGAAAGGAGGCTGACGGCGGAGacttccggaagacccgttaggggttcttccggaagttccggaagaacattttccggaaagtttccggaagaagggttcttccggaagtaaccaaacttcttccggaagaacacttcttccggaagactccCGGAAAAATCTCTTCCgggaactttccggaagaagtggttcatccggaagaattccggaagacgcgcacttccggaagaagtttcaaatttccggaagacctttccggaagaaccccttcttccggaaatggtttttttttttgtgtttttttttttaaatttttttaaacagaaattgttttgttttttttttaaatgaattattttatttattttggttattttgttttttagattttatgaaaaatgaagtttgggtttttgatgtcatattttttttataatttaaattgtgtatttttactaaatattaatttgtaaattaattttttttataaaagtagttgtgtttgtttttgtttattgtttatttttttaaattagtgttttttctttaaaaatgaagttgtctatttttataattaaagttgtgtgttttggaagttttataaaaatactaattttttataattaattagtttattttattataaatgaagtattttatttactaaaataattgtggatgtttactaaataatttttttttacattagttgtttaatttttttaaaaattaagttgtggatgtttagtaatgaattatttttatattagttgtgttttgtttttataaatgaagttgtttattttttttttaaaaaaattaacttgttgatgtttactaagtaatttagttgtgtttttttttagaaatgaagtttcttatttttttttttttcaattaagagttggatgtttactaattaattttttttacattagttgtgttttttttttaaatgaagttgtttattttttttttaaaattaagttgtggatgtttagtaatgaattatttttatattagttgtgtttttttttttataaatgaagttgtttaatttttttttaaaaaaattatgttgtgcatgtttattaataattttattttacattagttgtttttttttatataaatgaagttgtttaattttttttttaaaattaggtcgtgtatgtgtgaaaataatttgatttaagttagtcttatttgtttataaataaagttgattttttataaagaaaattgtgtatattttgaccgaaaaaaatacgtgttcgacatgatttacagatcatggccagaacacgaggtttaggtcgtgccataggtagagttgtaggcagagatagaGCTGCTGACGAGCATGCTGGCgatgttcccgagaggcgtaggcctactgcctcagcccgtaggctacgcgttcatcagatgactacggagggacgtgatatggctgaggacgtcgctgacatgactgatgatgtccctgagcagcctacggaggcacctgagatgcgtgcggacgcacagggtgctgatagtggtgaggggtcagatggtgatgatgctgcagagggattccctggtggtccacgtgacccgtcagtgctcacataatttgccgagcatgttgcacatgccgtgtggagtggacaggtattttaatttgttaattatttgtcattgtttatttatttgtttatgattaattttttttaataattgtataatttgtacttcaaatcaggaacgtcctgatttgaagttagtgtcacatgggaggaagctgacactgattgggaggccagtgcctgagattgaaggcctggtggctgccacaggattaagtccactgatagattgttcagttattactggcgatcctggacttatatccgcatttgtggagaggtggcacagtgagactagcaccttccaccttccagtaggagagctgacgatcacattggatgatgtgtcgtccattctacatttgcccatcactggcgccttgcacagtttccacgctctttctacggaggaggccagattcttgctcacggagttgctggaagtgtctgcggaggaggccagagccgagacagcactcacacgtggagcatatgtacgattaggatgggttcgtgacatttatgagaccagatgtcaggcccggcggtggattgtcgcagctcgcgcttatttgctgcaccttgtcggttgcactctttttgctaataagagtgcaacatacgtgcatgtggtccaccttgacgctttccgggacctcgctcatagtggtggttacgcttggggggttgccgcgctggttcatatgtacgaccagttagatgaggcttgtaggaccaccacccgacagcttgcggggtacttgacgctatttcaggtaaattttgtgtttattaatatgttaggttcgattatgatttaaacatgtttttatgttatgttaacctcaattattgtgtagtgctggatctatgagcacttccctagtgtgcatcagtgcgtgactgacgacacataccaggagacgtccccacgtgcttcccggtggttgacgtcgaaggcgcacatgaagggcatcacaggagcaccctacagggcacgttgtgatggtttgaccgtcacagatgtgtcctggttgccgTACACGGAGCATCGGGGTGTTAGGGCGTTTCAGGAGATTTCATCGTTCCAGGGTCAGCTCAGATGGGGTCCTATGATCGTCGCAGTTCGACCGGAGAAGGTGGTACGCCAGTTCGGTTACATCCAGATCATCCCTCCGCCGCCTGTTAGTGCACGATTGTCACAAGATcagatagatgacaggtggatggagtttgcggatcacttactacctgcgggtcagccttgtttagtgcctgggcaggtatctgcggattacattgagtggtttttccgcatatctcaccctttcatgacaccgacccaggcagctgaccagcagagggatgcaccagctgcagaccctgaggactacatacagccgcccagcccccaggttccagtggcatttgacccccctccatatgtggtaagattatttgcgcgtttaatgttttatgagttgttgtttattttgaatttcataataaatgtttttactgactttgacaggatgattacgagggatatgaggcgattgcacagaggttggagcgtgtgctcaaccttaggatagtcactgcaggcacagagttatatgacattatgcaggactgcctgacgatcgcgagagggggacccagtgctgatgggacggtcagggctcgtcagagacgccgcacggaccattgatcattgtatttattttgttgtgttgtagttgacatgaatatttgtaattattacagtttttgtttaatatagttgacgtgttttgcacagtttattattttataatatagtttgttattccgattgtttgtggtccttaagcgaagtttacggttgttttaaatttatttttaaaaaaagggaacctagaatcatgagttttgtttgtaagaattacataaaaaataaaagtttttaaaatgattaataattcataagtgaaccctttttccatgttcaagtacccatgtttgtaagaattacataaatgaaccctttttccatgtttgtaagaattacataaaaaacataagtttttagaatcatgagttttgtttgtaagaattacataaatgaatcttttttccatgttcaagtacccatgtttgggatttttttgcgtgggtgtgtctgtgccctgagacaatggagagcggccatttctcatgtttggacgtcaaagaatccaaaaaaaatagtcccgctccccagttccgtcaactaacacgtcaaaacaaagcctcaaaatccaaaaaaataggaaatgaaccctttttccatgttcaagtacccatgtttgggatttttttgcgtgggtgtgcctgtgccctgagacaatggagggcggccatttctcatgtttggacgtcaaagaatccaaaaaaaatagtcccgttccccagttccgtcaactaacacgtcaaaacaaagtctcaaaatccaaaaaactacgaaatgaacccttttaacaattaaatttttggaccactgaaacaacgcattcaactttattatgggaattaaacacgccgtaaacatataaaggttacatcaacaaaaaaacaaaaaattaaacatgacattcagttgtttagcgacgtcccactgacctcgtcttcaacatatttagtaaagacagctaaaatttctattggtccatattttttccagtagttagattgtactaacaccttcagcagttcttcgttggtgatcagctcatttatttcatattttataaccgtatctgaatactcaaaccgagctggttggcggaaaaacaatcgtcttaccgtttgtgattcgtgaattccaagaggggggatccctttaggtgcaacttgcttgattaaattcttcagttcatcgatggtacatgttgaaggaatttgaaatttcttaggattttttcctgtgaacgcgcaaccaacaaatttgttctgcggtggcatgttccatttgccgttgtaatacaggatcgcgtcatgaatacgaggcatagtgcgttcaagtaagtttattattccatctggtgttcttccaacggtgcataataactcaatcggaccaacacaagaaaattgatcattacacattaacattgtgttgacatcgtcatcatttatcaatttgataCACTCAAAGCAAATTTGGTTACATGTATCGGTGAATGGCttccggtagtgaatttcatccaaaaattgtttgtcggatagctgaagggtattgtgtattctggtttttaggcttgcaaaatcacacctatttggtactcgaatgggcaccggagttgaagtttggaagtaaaccccagtatcattgtgaataatcgatccatttggataaatgaaagccaaccttgagttgacaatcgtctgactgctagtttctcctagaaatgccatagtttgtgtatcagttgggagattatttgaaagcaagataatgtgtgatttagtagcctagtctgccatatatatagatggttgtgaccgagcctttgtttaactttgtttacaaaaaaatagacacgcgtaaatgtgtagtcaagtcagccaatgtgttgtcgctaatgtgtagtcaagtcaaccaatgtgttgttgagcgactgctagtttcaaaatgtgtactgaagtcaaccaatgtgttgtcacgctcaaactgtaacacgcatgcatgtcattatgtgttgtcaattatgacaatgatgtatgctgtacgcgtaaatgatttttgttggaccaacaatttccttgcttaaccaaacgagtagttgataatattaattggttagtgACGGGTTACAACgaattatatcgcataatgaatacaaataaataaacaatgaatgtttagtcttcatttaggtctacatagtgtgttttgaatgacatcaagcttgtgtattcctgcattctactaatatatggaattgcccattgctttgcctgagaataacaattggttgaccacaacagcgctgggggcggcaacggacaatggtctttcaaataaacctgttgtacatgaacaaacattatatcatgcgctgaccgtgccaaacgaacaagcgaagtcattgcataattgttacactaactatattcaatgtacctgaacaaaatgatttccaaacacgtgaccgacacatatgatgcggtggccagaagagtcaggtggtggttgacttctaagagggaaaaatgtcatgctttgttgttgggacaacgatacaaggattacgttataccgtgaagcaatcacatatcccatgtctgttatatccatccacttgtccacactaacctgaatgaaccaaacatacacatgtaagtaatttaaacattgttattaaaaaaaattaacctaaaaacatacctttgaaaatccatcaacaagtagggacaactttaattgttcaaatctctctgtgccaccgaagaggttcatgtactcatgcgaccacctgccaagttctttaagcaattcattacgcactaacggccacgaatcttcccccatacctaataaagcgccaatggaccgatatccacagttaccgtccgctttcacatccacaacgtcacgaatgaaaccttgaaagaatgacgcaaattgatccaacatcgggatgatccttgttggctgacgcggttgagaacatgatgcacttcgtttcactggagagttgctgctttgaacagaatgaaaagcatcaacatactcccagtaagacggatcacgctttatggatgtttgacttcttttcatcggtttcttcggtgcacctttagtgttcacctttgatggaggagggcacatagagttatgatcagggtatgcgatttctcgaagtttactcttcagatttactttgccagccacatcaagttcatcaaaccttttagatatgacctctatttcttccttgatggtgacttccgtctcacataacccttggtctgaaaagcaaagtctcctccaaaaaagatggactgactccaatgggatgctgctagcagtatacctagaaagctcacatgcac belongs to Glycine soja cultivar W05 chromosome 5, ASM419377v2, whole genome shotgun sequence and includes:
- the LOC114413337 gene encoding 11-beta-hydroxysteroid dehydrogenase-like 3 isoform X2, translated to MIEINKLLNFALPPLSLIVIFIFTPPLLLVKLLMCVKKFLYTENVAGKVVLITGAASGIGEQVAYEYARRGAKLSLVDIRKDKLVAVADKARSLGSPDVTIIGADVSKVQDCNRFVDETVNHFGRLDHLVNNAGISRKSVGVEDWLDVSEFTPIMDINFWGAVYGTLYAIPHLKINKGRIIVIASGCGWFPLPRISIYNASKAAVINFFETLRMELGWDIGITIATPGFVKTDLTLRAMEFEVGLVQRTCSAYGGKNSNGVSM
- the LOC114413337 gene encoding 11-beta-hydroxysteroid dehydrogenase-like 3 isoform X1, which codes for MIEINKLLNFALPPLSLIVIFIFTPPLLLVKLLMCVKKFLYTENVAGKVVLITGAASGIGEQVAYEYARRGAKLSLVDIRKDKLVAVADKARSLGSPDVTIIGADVSKVQDCNRFVDETVNHFGRLDHLVNNAGISRKSVGVEDWLDVSEFTPIMDINFWGAVYGTLYAIPHLKINKGRIIVIASGCGWFPLPRISIYNASKAAVINFFETLRMELGWDIGITIATPGFVKTDLTLRAMEFEPTVGRIPMGSACECAIAIVDSACRGDMYVTNPSWVKVLLPWKLLCPELVDWACCLVFGVSQNSSSMKGNLHVSRIPELKLE